One region of Quercus lobata isolate SW786 chromosome 2, ValleyOak3.0 Primary Assembly, whole genome shotgun sequence genomic DNA includes:
- the LOC115974222 gene encoding uncharacterized protein LOC115974222 isoform X1 — MESFKEIGRDITSFLNASITEKMERVREILRKFGMLNDTFPYQPELSRHAVVVAPLSCVFFLFFDIMHTLKDDNSIVWWSVHVGLLGFFYFFLQPLIGEPSYSNLSKWYVSWLFVALVYHLPSSQSVAILIRMNLSLFLTIFIFSIVCLLVFHYIFILVEYNFSYQNRKWPDTWTILQFSAVVSIACCVFLSHCREEPLEQRNLKDKVCSSLFCMRNENCGTIFDLYAKVCLQPILSSVDLSNKNFQSNVPYFNFFYFFPFQTLIILYKKICSKLWLLEDKKGTLE, encoded by the exons ATGGAATCCTTCAAAGAGATTGGAAGGGATATAACTAGTTTTCTAAATGCCTCCATAACCGAGAAGATGGAGAGGGTTAGGGAAATCCTGAGGAAGTTTGGAATGCTAAATGACACATTCCCTTACCAACCTGAGCTCTCACGACATGCTGTAGTGGTTGCCCCACTGAGTTGCgtgttctttctcttcttcGACATTATGCATACTCTTAAGGATGACAACAGCATTGTTTGGTGGTCTGTGCATGTCGGTTTGCTTggattcttctatttctttttacaGCCATTGATAGGGGAACCGAGCTATTCCAATCTCTCAAAGTG GTATGTATCCTGGCTCTTCGTTGCACTTGTGTATCATCTTCCAAGTTCTCAGTCAGTGGCAATATTAATAAGAATgaatttgtctttatttttgaCAATATTCATCTTTTCTATTGTTTGCCTTCTCGTCTTCCACTATATCTTTATTCTGGTCGAGtacaatttttcatatcaaaatcGAAAGTGGCCAGACACATGGACCATTCTCCAATTTTCTGCT GTTGTCAGTATAGCCTGCTGTGTATTTCTGAGTCATTGTAGAGAGGAGCCGCTTGAACAAAGAAATTTGAAAGACAAAGTGTGTTCTTCACTTTTTTGCATGCGGAATGAAAATTGCGGGACAATATTCGATCTTTATGCCAAGGTATGCCTGCAACCTATTTTAAGCAGTGTGGATTTatccaacaaaaattttcaatccaaTGTTccatactttaattttttttatttttttccctttcaaactttgattattttatataaaaagatCTGTAGCAAACTATGGTTGCTAGAGGATAAAAAGGGAACACTTGAGTGA
- the LOC115974222 gene encoding uncharacterized protein LOC115974222 isoform X2, with protein sequence MESFKEIGRDITSFLNASITEKMERVREILRKFGMLNDTFPYQPELSRHAVVVAPLSCVFFLFFDIMHTLKDDNSIVWWSVHVGLLGFFYFFLQPLIGEPSYSNLSKWYVSWLFVALVYHLPSSQSVAILIRMNLSLFLTIFIFSIVCLLVFHYIFILVEYNFSYQNRKWPDTWTILQFSAVSPKMTFGNSRFAESVSFSLFHVNSEYLFML encoded by the exons ATGGAATCCTTCAAAGAGATTGGAAGGGATATAACTAGTTTTCTAAATGCCTCCATAACCGAGAAGATGGAGAGGGTTAGGGAAATCCTGAGGAAGTTTGGAATGCTAAATGACACATTCCCTTACCAACCTGAGCTCTCACGACATGCTGTAGTGGTTGCCCCACTGAGTTGCgtgttctttctcttcttcGACATTATGCATACTCTTAAGGATGACAACAGCATTGTTTGGTGGTCTGTGCATGTCGGTTTGCTTggattcttctatttctttttacaGCCATTGATAGGGGAACCGAGCTATTCCAATCTCTCAAAGTG GTATGTATCCTGGCTCTTCGTTGCACTTGTGTATCATCTTCCAAGTTCTCAGTCAGTGGCAATATTAATAAGAATgaatttgtctttatttttgaCAATATTCATCTTTTCTATTGTTTGCCTTCTCGTCTTCCACTATATCTTTATTCTGGTCGAGtacaatttttcatatcaaaatcGAAAGTGGCCAGACACATGGACCATTCTCCAATTTTCTGCTGTAAGTCCTAAAATGACTTTTGGTAACTCTAGATTTGCCGAATCAGTTAGCTTCTCCCTTTTCCATGTAAACTCTGAATACTTGTTCATGCTTTGA
- the LOC115973795 gene encoding uncharacterized protein LOC115973795, whose translation MKRRIEDKERQGRLLEVNNFDREVIRPPKKPPLILRMMVILLFGMACGVYICSIYSIQISTYKIAELLNIKVMDQQCNATNVKPSEIPYVHYPKPKTYDRGECACNPVRFFAILSLQRTGSGWFETLLNSHINVTSNGEVFTPRERRNNITTIVKTMNKVYRLDWFNSASKNECTAAVGFKWMINQGFYRHRRQILKYFKKRGISSIFLFRKNILRRMISVLANSHDKDARSLNGTHQSHVYSRMEARILAKYKPTINATLLLSELRQEAEETAETIDFFKRTRHMVLYYEDLINRTNLNFKEVQEFLRLPYRELSSSQVKIHTAPLSMQIQNWEAVREALEGTAYERFLYEN comes from the exons atgaagagacGTATTGAAGATAAAGAGAGGCAAGGAAGATTGCTGGAAGTTAACAACTTT GATAGAGAGGTCATAAGGCCTCCTAAGAAACCTCCATTGATATTGAGGATGATGGTAATTCTCCTTTTTGGCATGGCTTGTGGAGTCTACATTTGCTCAATCTATTCAATCCAAATAAGCACCTATAAAATAGCCGAATTGCTAAACATTAAAGTGATGGACCAGCAGTGTAATGCTACAAATGTTAAACCATCTGAGATTCCCTATGTGCATTATCCCAAACCCAAAACATATGACAG GGGGGAATGTGCATGCAATCCGGTCCGGTTCTTTGCCATTTTGTCATTGCAAAGAACCGGGAGTGGCTGGTTTGAGACATTATTAAATAGTCATATTAATGTAACCTCCAATGGAGAAGTTTTTACACCTAGAGAGAGAAGGAATAATATCACTACTATTGTGAAGACAATGAATAAAGTTTATAGACTTGACTGGTTCAATAGTGCTTCCAAGAATGAGTGCACAGCTGCGGTTGGGTTCAAATGGATGATTAATCAG GGTTTTTACCGGCATCGCAGACAAATACTGAAGTACTTTAAGAAGAGAGGAATTTCATCAATATTCCTTTTTAGAAAGAATATACTGCGCAGGATGATCTCTGTGCTTGCAAACTCCCATGACAAAGATGCTAGGTCACTCAATGGAACCCACCAATCTCATGTTTATTCGCGAATggag GCTCGTATACTAGCAAAATACAAGCCAACAATCAATGCAACATTACTTTTATCCGAGCTACGACAAGAAGCAGAGGAAACTGCCGAGACTATAGATTTCTTTAAGAGAACCCGCCACATGGTTCTCTACTACGAGGATCTTATCAACCGCACG AACCTTAACTTTAAGGAGGTCCAAGAATTTCTAAGGTTGCCATACAGAGAGCTTTCGAGCAGTCAAGTTAAGATACACACAGCCCCCTTGTCGATGCAAATTCAAAACTGGGAAGCTGTCCGAGAAGCATTGGAAGGGACAGCATATGAGAGATTCCTCTATGAAAACTAA